In one window of Pieris brassicae chromosome 10, ilPieBrab1.1, whole genome shotgun sequence DNA:
- the LOC123715601 gene encoding uncharacterized protein LOC123715601 isoform X3 — MVNCNVYGCKNRTERNQPNITFHRFPNNPQLKDAWIECTRRINWNPKSHSRICSKHFDPSCFQQKSNRTYLNPHSIPTLFIKKMSDKRKLYKCDKCIRTYTNSNALENHKRVMHCIVNNAPPMKSRGNKIKAATDKFERYQCPVCKAIFPSRFVATKHIEVYHTKHFKAIHPIKLQDCPNCKQKNRNLSLHKCTCDKQKNKIAVGYNITNEKQGKTKKVHYFCYLCSKVFNNANKFTVHVEAQHNKSVETMFFPNMTQFTLWKEHIEKLAYIQYRLCSEEINGRQFYHCINTKITDMFTERCPSIIVVQSYPKGILARLYKTHANHKTCEYNLAKEFRKYRITDFLQSIDNSNGYDPYLDFKMLLENILEAAAKIKISGLKELVEKALEMTIILNTYDEDDDPLKTNHDRTKSLTDAEITEVLKQEASVTIKKEDLELDMSEPLKKKAHMLDVSPRIVNTYSLAEYPVDQQSDTDSCDDIDNKILISNFVGKQKSKPCDTKTDLLDDKDKEFSSFNDTYRDFVRKNLRLSTPMVTRSRGSQINSKKNCSQENNTIMSTAVDVTGTVSKTSSKSNPNSKVNTVSSVNGNNSVSSINNVVDCPVESNIISTTTANVHSGLAPVVVTPASNHLINNNMVFVAVPYAPMNTMIPTTSTNPFFNLVGVSMPQQITVTQQTFSNSINKASLKNDTSPIWHDNANENGKDKTKNKSTDTHEEEFNADVDRVNTDVNSSDSDVGNTDTESSATDEYVPKVIQKPSVKLEKVKKNTKTTKKIDYEYEVIEQDSDCNILVLKL, encoded by the exons ATGGTGAATTGCAATGTATATGGCTGTAAAAATCGCACTGAACGAAATCAGCCAAACATAACCTTTCATCG TTTTCCCAATAATCCACAATTAAAAGATGCATGGATTGAGTGTACTCGTCGAATTAATTGGAACCCAAAGAGTCATTCTCGGATTTGCTCTAAACATTTTGACCCTAGTTGCTTCCAGCAGAAGTCAAATAGAACCTACTTGAATCCACATTCAATACCTACACTTTTCATTaag aaaatGTCGGATAAGAGGAAACTATACAAATGTGATAAGTGTATCAGAACATATACAAATAGCAATGCTTTGGAGAATCACAAGAGAGTCATGCACTGTATAGTAAATAATGCACCTCCAATGAAATCACgtggtaataaaattaaagcagCAACAGACAAGTTTGAGAGATACCAGTGCCCTGTATGTAAAGCGATATTCCCTTCAAGATTTGTTGCCACCAAGCATATAGAGGTTTATCATACTAAACATTT TAAAGCCATTCACCCAATAAAACTTCAGGATTGTCCAAATTGCAAGCagaaaaatagaaatttatcTCTACACAAGTGTACCTGTGacaaacagaaaaataaaatcgcTGTAGGCTATAATATCACCAATGAGAAACAGGGAAAAACAAAGAAAGTACATTATTTCTGCTATTTGTGTAGCAAAGTTTTCAATAATGCAAACAAGTTCACTGTTCATGTGGAGGCTCAACATAACAAAAGTGTGGAGACCATGTTCTTTCCCAATATGACAC AGTTCACCCTATGGAAGGAGCATATAGAGAAATTAGCTTATATTCAATACCGTCTATGCTCGGAGGAAATAAATGGAAGGCAATTTTACCATTGCATCAACACCAAAATAACAGACATGTTCACTGAACGATGTCCATCTATAATTGTTGTACAATCGTACCCAAAAGGCATTCTAGCCAGATTGTATAAAACCCATGCTAATCATAAAACTTGTGAGTATAACTTAGCAAAAGAATTCCGAAAATATCGTATCACAGACTTTCTGCAATCAATAGACAACTCAAATGGATATGATCCATATttggattttaaaatgttattggaAAATATACTGGAGGCAGcggctaaaataaaaatatctggaTTGAAAGAACTTGTGGAAAAAGCATTAGAAatgacaataatattaaatacatacgaCGAAGATGACGATCCTTTAAAGACTAATCACGATCGAACAAAGTCCTTGACGGATGCAGAAATAACCGAAGTCTTAAAACAAGAAGCATCAGTGACAATTAAGAAAGAAGATTTAGAATTAGATATGTCGGAGCCGCTGAAGAAGAAAGCCCATATGTTAGATGTATCTCCTAGAATAGTAAATACTTACTCCCTAGCGGAATATCCTGTTGATCAACAATCGGACACAGATTCTTGCGAcgatattgataataaaattttaattagtaattttgTAGGTAAACAGAAATCTAAACCTTGTGATACTAAAACAGATTTACTAGACGATAAAGACAAGGAGTTTTCTAGTTTTAACGATACATATAGGGATTTTGTAAGAAAGAACTTACGTTTATCCACACCAATGGTCACTCGGTCACGTGGAtcacaaataaattcaaaaaagaatTGCAGTCAggaaaataatacaatcatGAGTACTGCTGTTGATGTAACTGGAACTGTAAGTAAAACTTCTAGTAAATCTAATCCAAATTCTAAAGTAAACACTGTTAGTTCAGTAAATGGTAATAATAGTGTCAGttcaattaataatgttgTGGATTGTCCAGTTGAATCCAACATTATTTCAACAACAACAGCAAATGTCCATAGTGGTTTAGCACCTGTTGTTGTAACACCTGCTTCTAATCATTTGATCAATAATAACATGGTATTTGTAGCAGTTCCTTATGCCCCTATGAACACCATGATTCCTACCACCTCTACAAATCCATTTTTCAATCTTGTTGGCGTTTCAATGCCACaacaaataactgtaacaCAACAAACTTTTTCAAACAGTATTAATAAAGCCAGTCTTAAAAATGATACATCACCTATTTGGCATGATAATGCTAATGAGAATGGAAAggacaaaacaaaaaataagagTACTGACACACATGAGGAAGAATTTAATGCAGATGTTGATAGAGTTAACACAGATGTGAATAGCAGTGACTCAGATGTTGGAAATACTGATACAGAATCAAGTGCCACTGATGAATATGTACCTAAAGTTATACAAAAACCTAgtgttaaattagaaaaagtgAAAAAGAACACTAAAAcaactaaaaaaattgattatgaATATGAAGTGATTGAACAAGATAGTGATTgtaatatattagttttaaaattatag
- the LOC123715601 gene encoding uncharacterized protein LOC123715601 isoform X1, with amino-acid sequence MAKCCILMCGARKNKKQPELTLHRFPKNEALRKRWFEAIGERNINPGQKEWFLCSLHFDKSCFNKTLDVMRLRDNSLPSIFPYQKMSDKRKLYKCDKCIRTYTNSNALENHKRVMHCIVNNAPPMKSRGNKIKAATDKFERYQCPVCKAIFPSRFVATKHIEVYHTKHFKAIHPIKLQDCPNCKQKNRNLSLHKCTCDKQKNKIAVGYNITNEKQGKTKKVHYFCYLCSKVFNNANKFTVHVEAQHNKSVETMFFPNMTQFTLWKEHIEKLAYIQYRLCSEEINGRQFYHCINTKITDMFTERCPSIIVVQSYPKGILARLYKTHANHKTCEYNLAKEFRKYRITDFLQSIDNSNGYDPYLDFKMLLENILEAAAKIKISGLKELVEKALEMTIILNTYDEDDDPLKTNHDRTKSLTDAEITEVLKQEASVTIKKEDLELDMSEPLKKKAHMLDVSPRIVNTYSLAEYPVDQQSDTDSCDDIDNKILISNFVGKQKSKPCDTKTDLLDDKDKEFSSFNDTYRDFVRKNLRLSTPMVTRSRGSQINSKKNCSQENNTIMSTAVDVTGTVSKTSSKSNPNSKVNTVSSVNGNNSVSSINNVVDCPVESNIISTTTANVHSGLAPVVVTPASNHLINNNMVFVAVPYAPMNTMIPTTSTNPFFNLVGVSMPQQITVTQQTFSNSINKASLKNDTSPIWHDNANENGKDKTKNKSTDTHEEEFNADVDRVNTDVNSSDSDVGNTDTESSATDEYVPKVIQKPSVKLEKVKKNTKTTKKIDYEYEVIEQDSDCNILVLKL; translated from the exons ATGGCTAAGTGTTGCATTTTAATGTGTGGTgcaagaaaaaacaaaaaacaacctGAATTGACGCTTCATAG ATTTCCGAAGAATGAAGCTTTGAGGAAAAGATGGTTTGAGGCCATCGGTGAGAGAAACATCAATCCTGGGCAAAAGGAGTGGTTTCTCTGTTCACTACATTTTGATAAAagctgttttaataaaacactcGATGTTATGAGACTTCGTGACAACTCATTGCCATCAATATTTCCATATCAA aaaatGTCGGATAAGAGGAAACTATACAAATGTGATAAGTGTATCAGAACATATACAAATAGCAATGCTTTGGAGAATCACAAGAGAGTCATGCACTGTATAGTAAATAATGCACCTCCAATGAAATCACgtggtaataaaattaaagcagCAACAGACAAGTTTGAGAGATACCAGTGCCCTGTATGTAAAGCGATATTCCCTTCAAGATTTGTTGCCACCAAGCATATAGAGGTTTATCATACTAAACATTT TAAAGCCATTCACCCAATAAAACTTCAGGATTGTCCAAATTGCAAGCagaaaaatagaaatttatcTCTACACAAGTGTACCTGTGacaaacagaaaaataaaatcgcTGTAGGCTATAATATCACCAATGAGAAACAGGGAAAAACAAAGAAAGTACATTATTTCTGCTATTTGTGTAGCAAAGTTTTCAATAATGCAAACAAGTTCACTGTTCATGTGGAGGCTCAACATAACAAAAGTGTGGAGACCATGTTCTTTCCCAATATGACAC AGTTCACCCTATGGAAGGAGCATATAGAGAAATTAGCTTATATTCAATACCGTCTATGCTCGGAGGAAATAAATGGAAGGCAATTTTACCATTGCATCAACACCAAAATAACAGACATGTTCACTGAACGATGTCCATCTATAATTGTTGTACAATCGTACCCAAAAGGCATTCTAGCCAGATTGTATAAAACCCATGCTAATCATAAAACTTGTGAGTATAACTTAGCAAAAGAATTCCGAAAATATCGTATCACAGACTTTCTGCAATCAATAGACAACTCAAATGGATATGATCCATATttggattttaaaatgttattggaAAATATACTGGAGGCAGcggctaaaataaaaatatctggaTTGAAAGAACTTGTGGAAAAAGCATTAGAAatgacaataatattaaatacatacgaCGAAGATGACGATCCTTTAAAGACTAATCACGATCGAACAAAGTCCTTGACGGATGCAGAAATAACCGAAGTCTTAAAACAAGAAGCATCAGTGACAATTAAGAAAGAAGATTTAGAATTAGATATGTCGGAGCCGCTGAAGAAGAAAGCCCATATGTTAGATGTATCTCCTAGAATAGTAAATACTTACTCCCTAGCGGAATATCCTGTTGATCAACAATCGGACACAGATTCTTGCGAcgatattgataataaaattttaattagtaattttgTAGGTAAACAGAAATCTAAACCTTGTGATACTAAAACAGATTTACTAGACGATAAAGACAAGGAGTTTTCTAGTTTTAACGATACATATAGGGATTTTGTAAGAAAGAACTTACGTTTATCCACACCAATGGTCACTCGGTCACGTGGAtcacaaataaattcaaaaaagaatTGCAGTCAggaaaataatacaatcatGAGTACTGCTGTTGATGTAACTGGAACTGTAAGTAAAACTTCTAGTAAATCTAATCCAAATTCTAAAGTAAACACTGTTAGTTCAGTAAATGGTAATAATAGTGTCAGttcaattaataatgttgTGGATTGTCCAGTTGAATCCAACATTATTTCAACAACAACAGCAAATGTCCATAGTGGTTTAGCACCTGTTGTTGTAACACCTGCTTCTAATCATTTGATCAATAATAACATGGTATTTGTAGCAGTTCCTTATGCCCCTATGAACACCATGATTCCTACCACCTCTACAAATCCATTTTTCAATCTTGTTGGCGTTTCAATGCCACaacaaataactgtaacaCAACAAACTTTTTCAAACAGTATTAATAAAGCCAGTCTTAAAAATGATACATCACCTATTTGGCATGATAATGCTAATGAGAATGGAAAggacaaaacaaaaaataagagTACTGACACACATGAGGAAGAATTTAATGCAGATGTTGATAGAGTTAACACAGATGTGAATAGCAGTGACTCAGATGTTGGAAATACTGATACAGAATCAAGTGCCACTGATGAATATGTACCTAAAGTTATACAAAAACCTAgtgttaaattagaaaaagtgAAAAAGAACACTAAAAcaactaaaaaaattgattatgaATATGAAGTGATTGAACAAGATAGTGATTgtaatatattagttttaaaattatag
- the LOC123715601 gene encoding uncharacterized protein LOC123715601 isoform X4: MRLRDNSLPSIFPYQKMSDKRKLYKCDKCIRTYTNSNALENHKRVMHCIVNNAPPMKSRGNKIKAATDKFERYQCPVCKAIFPSRFVATKHIEVYHTKHFKAIHPIKLQDCPNCKQKNRNLSLHKCTCDKQKNKIAVGYNITNEKQGKTKKVHYFCYLCSKVFNNANKFTVHVEAQHNKSVETMFFPNMTQFTLWKEHIEKLAYIQYRLCSEEINGRQFYHCINTKITDMFTERCPSIIVVQSYPKGILARLYKTHANHKTCEYNLAKEFRKYRITDFLQSIDNSNGYDPYLDFKMLLENILEAAAKIKISGLKELVEKALEMTIILNTYDEDDDPLKTNHDRTKSLTDAEITEVLKQEASVTIKKEDLELDMSEPLKKKAHMLDVSPRIVNTYSLAEYPVDQQSDTDSCDDIDNKILISNFVGKQKSKPCDTKTDLLDDKDKEFSSFNDTYRDFVRKNLRLSTPMVTRSRGSQINSKKNCSQENNTIMSTAVDVTGTVSKTSSKSNPNSKVNTVSSVNGNNSVSSINNVVDCPVESNIISTTTANVHSGLAPVVVTPASNHLINNNMVFVAVPYAPMNTMIPTTSTNPFFNLVGVSMPQQITVTQQTFSNSINKASLKNDTSPIWHDNANENGKDKTKNKSTDTHEEEFNADVDRVNTDVNSSDSDVGNTDTESSATDEYVPKVIQKPSVKLEKVKKNTKTTKKIDYEYEVIEQDSDCNILVLKL, encoded by the exons ATGAGACTTCGTGACAACTCATTGCCATCAATATTTCCATATCAA aaaatGTCGGATAAGAGGAAACTATACAAATGTGATAAGTGTATCAGAACATATACAAATAGCAATGCTTTGGAGAATCACAAGAGAGTCATGCACTGTATAGTAAATAATGCACCTCCAATGAAATCACgtggtaataaaattaaagcagCAACAGACAAGTTTGAGAGATACCAGTGCCCTGTATGTAAAGCGATATTCCCTTCAAGATTTGTTGCCACCAAGCATATAGAGGTTTATCATACTAAACATTT TAAAGCCATTCACCCAATAAAACTTCAGGATTGTCCAAATTGCAAGCagaaaaatagaaatttatcTCTACACAAGTGTACCTGTGacaaacagaaaaataaaatcgcTGTAGGCTATAATATCACCAATGAGAAACAGGGAAAAACAAAGAAAGTACATTATTTCTGCTATTTGTGTAGCAAAGTTTTCAATAATGCAAACAAGTTCACTGTTCATGTGGAGGCTCAACATAACAAAAGTGTGGAGACCATGTTCTTTCCCAATATGACAC AGTTCACCCTATGGAAGGAGCATATAGAGAAATTAGCTTATATTCAATACCGTCTATGCTCGGAGGAAATAAATGGAAGGCAATTTTACCATTGCATCAACACCAAAATAACAGACATGTTCACTGAACGATGTCCATCTATAATTGTTGTACAATCGTACCCAAAAGGCATTCTAGCCAGATTGTATAAAACCCATGCTAATCATAAAACTTGTGAGTATAACTTAGCAAAAGAATTCCGAAAATATCGTATCACAGACTTTCTGCAATCAATAGACAACTCAAATGGATATGATCCATATttggattttaaaatgttattggaAAATATACTGGAGGCAGcggctaaaataaaaatatctggaTTGAAAGAACTTGTGGAAAAAGCATTAGAAatgacaataatattaaatacatacgaCGAAGATGACGATCCTTTAAAGACTAATCACGATCGAACAAAGTCCTTGACGGATGCAGAAATAACCGAAGTCTTAAAACAAGAAGCATCAGTGACAATTAAGAAAGAAGATTTAGAATTAGATATGTCGGAGCCGCTGAAGAAGAAAGCCCATATGTTAGATGTATCTCCTAGAATAGTAAATACTTACTCCCTAGCGGAATATCCTGTTGATCAACAATCGGACACAGATTCTTGCGAcgatattgataataaaattttaattagtaattttgTAGGTAAACAGAAATCTAAACCTTGTGATACTAAAACAGATTTACTAGACGATAAAGACAAGGAGTTTTCTAGTTTTAACGATACATATAGGGATTTTGTAAGAAAGAACTTACGTTTATCCACACCAATGGTCACTCGGTCACGTGGAtcacaaataaattcaaaaaagaatTGCAGTCAggaaaataatacaatcatGAGTACTGCTGTTGATGTAACTGGAACTGTAAGTAAAACTTCTAGTAAATCTAATCCAAATTCTAAAGTAAACACTGTTAGTTCAGTAAATGGTAATAATAGTGTCAGttcaattaataatgttgTGGATTGTCCAGTTGAATCCAACATTATTTCAACAACAACAGCAAATGTCCATAGTGGTTTAGCACCTGTTGTTGTAACACCTGCTTCTAATCATTTGATCAATAATAACATGGTATTTGTAGCAGTTCCTTATGCCCCTATGAACACCATGATTCCTACCACCTCTACAAATCCATTTTTCAATCTTGTTGGCGTTTCAATGCCACaacaaataactgtaacaCAACAAACTTTTTCAAACAGTATTAATAAAGCCAGTCTTAAAAATGATACATCACCTATTTGGCATGATAATGCTAATGAGAATGGAAAggacaaaacaaaaaataagagTACTGACACACATGAGGAAGAATTTAATGCAGATGTTGATAGAGTTAACACAGATGTGAATAGCAGTGACTCAGATGTTGGAAATACTGATACAGAATCAAGTGCCACTGATGAATATGTACCTAAAGTTATACAAAAACCTAgtgttaaattagaaaaagtgAAAAAGAACACTAAAAcaactaaaaaaattgattatgaATATGAAGTGATTGAACAAGATAGTGATTgtaatatattagttttaaaattatag
- the LOC123715601 gene encoding uncharacterized protein LOC123715601 isoform X2, which translates to MVGCSVLGCKSRSERKLNEITFHLFPSNPEIKFKWLEATGRKNWHPTKFSRICSLHFNGASFVYKGKKVQLKPYSVPENCIHKMSDKRKLYKCDKCIRTYTNSNALENHKRVMHCIVNNAPPMKSRGNKIKAATDKFERYQCPVCKAIFPSRFVATKHIEVYHTKHFKAIHPIKLQDCPNCKQKNRNLSLHKCTCDKQKNKIAVGYNITNEKQGKTKKVHYFCYLCSKVFNNANKFTVHVEAQHNKSVETMFFPNMTQFTLWKEHIEKLAYIQYRLCSEEINGRQFYHCINTKITDMFTERCPSIIVVQSYPKGILARLYKTHANHKTCEYNLAKEFRKYRITDFLQSIDNSNGYDPYLDFKMLLENILEAAAKIKISGLKELVEKALEMTIILNTYDEDDDPLKTNHDRTKSLTDAEITEVLKQEASVTIKKEDLELDMSEPLKKKAHMLDVSPRIVNTYSLAEYPVDQQSDTDSCDDIDNKILISNFVGKQKSKPCDTKTDLLDDKDKEFSSFNDTYRDFVRKNLRLSTPMVTRSRGSQINSKKNCSQENNTIMSTAVDVTGTVSKTSSKSNPNSKVNTVSSVNGNNSVSSINNVVDCPVESNIISTTTANVHSGLAPVVVTPASNHLINNNMVFVAVPYAPMNTMIPTTSTNPFFNLVGVSMPQQITVTQQTFSNSINKASLKNDTSPIWHDNANENGKDKTKNKSTDTHEEEFNADVDRVNTDVNSSDSDVGNTDTESSATDEYVPKVIQKPSVKLEKVKKNTKTTKKIDYEYEVIEQDSDCNILVLKL; encoded by the exons ATGGTGGGTTGCAGCGTTTTAGGCTGTAAAAGCCGTAGTGAACGGAAACTTAATGAAATAACGTTTCATTT atTTCCATCTAACCCAgagattaaatttaaatggttGGAGGCTACTGGACGAAAGAATTGGCATCCAACCAAATTTTCGAGAATTTGTTCACTTCATTTTAATGGTGCCTCATTCGTGTATAAAGGAAAAAAGGTACAACTTAAACCATATTCAGTGCCTGAAAATTGCATACAT aaaatGTCGGATAAGAGGAAACTATACAAATGTGATAAGTGTATCAGAACATATACAAATAGCAATGCTTTGGAGAATCACAAGAGAGTCATGCACTGTATAGTAAATAATGCACCTCCAATGAAATCACgtggtaataaaattaaagcagCAACAGACAAGTTTGAGAGATACCAGTGCCCTGTATGTAAAGCGATATTCCCTTCAAGATTTGTTGCCACCAAGCATATAGAGGTTTATCATACTAAACATTT TAAAGCCATTCACCCAATAAAACTTCAGGATTGTCCAAATTGCAAGCagaaaaatagaaatttatcTCTACACAAGTGTACCTGTGacaaacagaaaaataaaatcgcTGTAGGCTATAATATCACCAATGAGAAACAGGGAAAAACAAAGAAAGTACATTATTTCTGCTATTTGTGTAGCAAAGTTTTCAATAATGCAAACAAGTTCACTGTTCATGTGGAGGCTCAACATAACAAAAGTGTGGAGACCATGTTCTTTCCCAATATGACAC AGTTCACCCTATGGAAGGAGCATATAGAGAAATTAGCTTATATTCAATACCGTCTATGCTCGGAGGAAATAAATGGAAGGCAATTTTACCATTGCATCAACACCAAAATAACAGACATGTTCACTGAACGATGTCCATCTATAATTGTTGTACAATCGTACCCAAAAGGCATTCTAGCCAGATTGTATAAAACCCATGCTAATCATAAAACTTGTGAGTATAACTTAGCAAAAGAATTCCGAAAATATCGTATCACAGACTTTCTGCAATCAATAGACAACTCAAATGGATATGATCCATATttggattttaaaatgttattggaAAATATACTGGAGGCAGcggctaaaataaaaatatctggaTTGAAAGAACTTGTGGAAAAAGCATTAGAAatgacaataatattaaatacatacgaCGAAGATGACGATCCTTTAAAGACTAATCACGATCGAACAAAGTCCTTGACGGATGCAGAAATAACCGAAGTCTTAAAACAAGAAGCATCAGTGACAATTAAGAAAGAAGATTTAGAATTAGATATGTCGGAGCCGCTGAAGAAGAAAGCCCATATGTTAGATGTATCTCCTAGAATAGTAAATACTTACTCCCTAGCGGAATATCCTGTTGATCAACAATCGGACACAGATTCTTGCGAcgatattgataataaaattttaattagtaattttgTAGGTAAACAGAAATCTAAACCTTGTGATACTAAAACAGATTTACTAGACGATAAAGACAAGGAGTTTTCTAGTTTTAACGATACATATAGGGATTTTGTAAGAAAGAACTTACGTTTATCCACACCAATGGTCACTCGGTCACGTGGAtcacaaataaattcaaaaaagaatTGCAGTCAggaaaataatacaatcatGAGTACTGCTGTTGATGTAACTGGAACTGTAAGTAAAACTTCTAGTAAATCTAATCCAAATTCTAAAGTAAACACTGTTAGTTCAGTAAATGGTAATAATAGTGTCAGttcaattaataatgttgTGGATTGTCCAGTTGAATCCAACATTATTTCAACAACAACAGCAAATGTCCATAGTGGTTTAGCACCTGTTGTTGTAACACCTGCTTCTAATCATTTGATCAATAATAACATGGTATTTGTAGCAGTTCCTTATGCCCCTATGAACACCATGATTCCTACCACCTCTACAAATCCATTTTTCAATCTTGTTGGCGTTTCAATGCCACaacaaataactgtaacaCAACAAACTTTTTCAAACAGTATTAATAAAGCCAGTCTTAAAAATGATACATCACCTATTTGGCATGATAATGCTAATGAGAATGGAAAggacaaaacaaaaaataagagTACTGACACACATGAGGAAGAATTTAATGCAGATGTTGATAGAGTTAACACAGATGTGAATAGCAGTGACTCAGATGTTGGAAATACTGATACAGAATCAAGTGCCACTGATGAATATGTACCTAAAGTTATACAAAAACCTAgtgttaaattagaaaaagtgAAAAAGAACACTAAAAcaactaaaaaaattgattatgaATATGAAGTGATTGAACAAGATAGTGATTgtaatatattagttttaaaattatag